In the genome of Tetrapisispora phaffii CBS 4417 chromosome 14, complete genome, one region contains:
- the MRX12 gene encoding Mrx12p (similar to Saccharomyces cerevisiae YJR003C; ancestral locus Anc_5.224) → MLRFKRTFSIGFPILGPTLKAELLKVINHDQLLPIRNQITQELLKGEDSDINSELLKLIGKSEVSLQKKIEMNNYLIEKLTKFDYSIATRHSKNVIYHKMKFSNNAFIEMLKYNPGRNVNSWQLFLENRNSIKVNDEIILNILRKVIYFDQADLDDSKTNMNEQDLARSVVLINMLKDKSLIDEDTTKRLGEQIVLNDMSFVLSFLKGINIPIHTVLENLDLTKITGYNLIGIFEFYNFNIIKEHPELLEAILSLLGKNDTVIPPNDLVQKIKDFETELMNPVNKNLIGENISFACPKSYATSDYFKKIYHDIVEAGVDKTNIQIAVELLRIVGRYKNDIEHATTLLKKYMENIRDFKDYNEKMETELFHQMFLNNAYLALNNPDKMDQCMQNMLHYSKKITSKDHVSTEMTDVQKSVLLLVYSKVDPSKALNYFNDNIETTSKEQNSITNISPSARLIESFILVQLAEKDIHLARVIFERAHIEGIIKTASEKKMIKKILSEYGEAMENGNVDLMVKHIINELIRKY, encoded by the coding sequence ATGTTGCGTTTCAAAAGAACGTTTTCAATTGGGTTCCCTATATTAGGACCTACATTGAAAGCAGAATTGttaaaagtaataaatCATGATCAGTTGCTTCCAATAAGGAACCAGATTACTCAAGAACTTTTAAAAGGCGAAGATTCTGATATCAAttcagaattattgaagttGATCGGTAAGTCTGAGGTTTCTTTacagaaaaaaattgagatgaataattatttaattgaaaagttaACCAAATTCGATTATAGTATTGCTACAAGACATTCGAAGAATGTGATTTATCACAAAATGAAGTTTAGCAACAATGcatttattgaaatgtTGAAGTATAACCCTGGAAGAAATGTTAATTCATGgcaattatttttagaaaACCGTAACTCTATTAAAGTGAAcgatgaaattattttaaacaTATTAAGAAAAGTTATTTACTTTGATCAAGCAGATCTTGATGATTCAAAGACTAATATGAATGAGCAAGATCTCGCTAGAAGTGTTGTATTGATTAATATGCTTAAGgataaatctttaataGACGAAGATACGACAAAAAGATTAGGCGAGCAGATAGTGTTGAATGACATGAGCTTTGTTTTGTCATTTTTGAAAGGTATTAATATTCCAATTCATACAGTTTTGGAAAATTTAGACCTTACAAAAATTACTGgttataatttaattggaatattcgaattttataattttaacatAATAAAAGAGCATCCAGAATTACTTGAAGCTATTCTTTCATTGTTAGGTAAAAATGATACAGTAATCCCTCCAAATGATTTggttcaaaaaataaaggaTTTTGAAACAGAGCTTATGAATCctgtaaataaaaatttaattggTGAAAATATAAGTTTTGCATGTCCAAAATCATATGCTACATCagattattttaaaaaaatttatcacGATATCGTGGAGGCAGGTGTTGACaaaacaaatattcaaatagcAGTTGAACTGCTAAGGATAGTTGGACGctataaaaatgatatcgAACATGCAACAActttgttaaaaaaatatatggAAAATATAAGAGATTTCAAGGATTATAACGAAAAGATGGAAACTGAATTATTCCATCAGatgtttttaaataatgcaTACTTAGCTTTGAATAACCCCGATAAAATGGATCAATGTATGCAAAATATGTTACATTactcaaaaaaaataacttcTAAGGATCATGTCTCTACAGAAATGACAGATGTCCAGAAAAGCGTGTTACTTTTGGTCTATTCTAAAGTTGATCCATCGAAGGCATTGAATTACTTCAATGACAATATTGAAACTACTTCTAAGGAACAAAATTCGATTACTAATATATCACCAAGTGCAAGACTAATAGAATCCTTTATACTTGTGCAACTTGCAGAGAAAGATATTCATTTAGCTAGAGTGATTTTTGAAAGAGCACATATAGAAGGAATTATAAAGACAGCatctgaaaaaaaaatgataaagaaaatactATCAGAATATGGGGAAGCTATGGAAAATGGTAATGTTGATCTTATGGTTAAgcatattattaatgaattaatcAGAAAGTATTAG